One Sphaeramia orbicularis chromosome 21, fSphaOr1.1, whole genome shotgun sequence DNA window includes the following coding sequences:
- the fundc1 gene encoding FUN14 domain-containing protein 1, whose protein sequence is MANRDKGGEIYDKVVDLTEYAKRQRWWNRLFGKNSGPVAEKYSVATQIAIGGASGWCAGYLFQKVGKVAATAVGGGLLMLQIAHNSGYIQVDWKRVEKDVNKAKKQLKKGTEKAGPELNTFVEKSTEL, encoded by the exons ATGGCGAACCGCGACAAGG GAGGAGAAATCTATGACAAGGTCGTAGACCTGACAGAATATGCCAAACGTCAGAGATGGTGGAACCGCCTATTTGGAAAAAACTCCGGCCCTGTAGCAGAGAAATACTCTGTGGCCACACAGATAGCCATAGGCGGAGCTAGTGGATG GTGTGCTGGATATCTCTTCCAGAAGGTGGGAAAAGTTGCTGCTACAGCTGTAGGAGGTGGTCTTCTGATGTTGCAG ATTGCTCACAACAGTGGCTATATTCAAGTGGACTGGAAAAGAGTAGAGAAGGATGTCAACAAAGCCAAGAAGCAGTTAAAGAAGGGCACTGAAAAAGCAGGTCCAGAGCTAAACACATTTGTTGAGAAG tccACGGAGTTGTGA
- the efhc2 gene encoding LOW QUALITY PROTEIN: EF-hand domain-containing family member C2 (The sequence of the model RefSeq protein was modified relative to this genomic sequence to represent the inferred CDS: deleted 2 bases in 1 codon), giving the protein MALPLLPGNSPNKQLGKEGFHKSHHFVYSNGVPLFIGSEKPGIGGELLIGQKVKPNYSVYPKGQGSGLPSWVAFDKQALCFEAYFQEDVPQSRDETYRIRNCKIYFYLEDDTIQVVEPEFKNSGIPQGTLIHRHRVPLPPPNDDQFYNIFHFNINQQMVLYSRTFTVTNCDTFTKNFLLKLGVRLNDPCIVPDDPYSSLRVKMEKSMKPLRPYERHYTLKQFLDHDGKVLRFYCFWDDRCQFGDQRELILLYYLADDTIEILEVTPQNSGRDHVPKFLNRSKLPKNAPTQIKQPGQITERTVLNVFDSSSQEKRYILDNLKTGAVREDFYQDRDLTIGGELNVWGRKVIICDCDEFTKEYYRSKYGIEDFTPVQYKAPPAPKPLRSAPPYSGFGTEEDSLSSCQGLLLKPPQKDFRKFMEKDRCGLESNVLTFCAKMVTTDPVDKDRVFIVSFYLSDDSISVFEPPQRNTGVQGGSFLKRGRVKKPGQELFKSELSEYFTAQDLYVGATLCFNNKNFQILDADEYTFNYMDKHPEEFPRANVGSILSKLHSMPEEKQSEIKTFVGLSDPSNSGFIPFESFRGLLMGLDCGMSEHEVLVLGRRFSDRQQSDLDVGLMLAVAQDFLRKKHFEELPAMAKAFTHQDRHKTGRLPLKEFRTICKAFKLPLPENLLTLLLKKFADGDEIDYHAFLAGINWVEHPAPPVTPDDILKVSLTQSFDAGPVAVKSINYSALMEDLFTGASKTIDPTTTYTA; this is encoded by the exons ATGGCTTTACCACTTCTACCTGGAAATTCCCCTAATAAACAA TTGGGAAAAGAGGGATTTCACAAATCTCACCATTTTGTCTATTCCAATGGAGTCCCTCTGTTTATTGGGTCTGAGAAGCCAGGTATTGGAGGAGAGCTGTTAATTGGCCAGAAGGTGAAACCAAATTATTCTGTCTATCCTAAAGGACAGGGCAGTGGTTTACCATCATGGGTGGCATTTGACAAACAG GCTTTGTGTTTTGAAGCATACTTTCAGGAAGATGTACCTCAATCACGCGATGAGACATATAGAATCAGAAATTGTAAGATCTACTTCTACCTGGAGGATGATACTATACAGGTTGTGGAGCCAGAGTTCAAGAACAGTGGTATCCCCCAAG GAACGCTTATTCATCGCCACCGTGTCCCACTGCCTCCCCCAAATGATGACCAGTTCTACAACATTTTCCATTTCAACATCAACCAACAGATGGTGCTGTACTCTCGTACATTCACTGTGACCAACTGTGACACTTTTACAAAGAACTTTCTCTTAAAACTTGGGGTGCGCCTAAATGACCCATGCATTGTACCTGATGACCCTTACAGCAGCCTCCGGGTCAAG ATGGAGAAAAGTATGAAACCACTTCGACCATATGAAAGACATTACACTCTGAAGCAGTTCTTGGACCATGACGGGAAAGTCTTGCGCTTCTACTGCTTTTGGGATGACAGATGCCAGTTTGGTGACCAACGGGAGCTTATACTCCTCTACTACCTGGCTGATGACACCATAGAGATACTGGAGGTCACCCCCCAAAATTCTGGGAGAGATCATGTCCCTAAGTTCTTAAACCGCAGCAAACTGCCCAAG AATGCTCCAACCCAAATCAAGCAGCCTGGACAGATCACTGAGCGGACAGTACTCAATGTGTTTGATTCCTCAAGTCAAGAAAAGCGCTACATACTCGACAATCTCAAA ACGGGAGCTGTCCGAGAAGATTTTTATCAAGACCGTGATCTGACTATTGGTGGGGAGCTGAATGTGTGGGGTCGAAAAGTGATCATCTGTGACTGTGATGAATTCACCAAAGAATACTACCGCTCCAAATATGGCATTG AGGACTTCACCCCAGTGCAGTACAAAGCTCCCCCAGCCCCTAAGCCCTTGAGG TCTGCCCCCCCCTACAGTGGCTTTGGCACCGAGGAGGATTCATTAAGTTCATGCCAGGGCTTACTGCTGAAGCCCCCACAGAAAGATTTCCGCAAATTTATGGAGAAAGACAG ATGTGGCCTAGAGAGTAACGTTCTGACATTCTGTGCCAAGATGGTAACCACTGATCCAGTTGACAAAGACAGAGTGTTCATCGTCTCTTTCTACCTCTCTGATGACTCCATTAGTGTGTTTGAACCTCCTCAGCGGAACACAG GTGTGCAAGGTGGTTCATTTTTGAAGCGTGGTCGGGTGAAGAAGCCGGGCCAGGAGTTGTTTAAGAGTGAGCTCTCTGAGTACTTTACAGCTCAGGATCTGTATGTTGGAGCTACACTCTGCTTTAACAATAAGAACTTCCAGATTTTGGATGCTGATGAATATACCTTCAACTACATGGACAAACATCCAGAGGAG TTTCCCAGAGCCAATGTGGGCAGCATCCTGAGTAAACTACATTCGATGCCAGAGGAGAAACAGAGTGAGATCAAAACATTTGTGGGTCTCAGTGACCCCAGCAACTCTGGCTTCATACCTTTTGAGTCATTCAG GGGTCTGCTGATGGGCCTGGACTGTGGGATGTCGGAGCATGAGGTGCTGGTGCTAGGTCGACGCTTCTCTGACCGCCAGCAGTCAGACTTGGATGTGGGCCTGATGCTGGCCGTGGCCCAGGATTTCCTCAGAAAGAAGCACTTTGAAGAGCTCCCTGCCATGGCTAAAGCCTTCACGCACCAGGACCGGCACAA AACTGGACGTCTTCCCCTAAAAGAATTTAGGACTATCTGTAAGGCCTTCAAGCTTCCCCTGCCCGAGAACCTGCTCACTTTACTCCTCAAAAA GTTTGCAGATGGGGATGAGATTGACTACCATGCCTTCCTGGCTGGCATTAACTGGGTCGAGCACCCGGCTCCCCCTGTAACGCCTGATGACATCCTGAAG GTTAGTTTGACTCAGAGCTTTGATGCTGGACCGGTGGCTGTGAAAAGCATCAACTACTCTGCCCTGATGGAGGATTTATTCACTGGTGCCTCCAAGACCATTGACCCAACAACCACCTATACAGCCTAG